Part of the Sulfuricella denitrificans skB26 genome is shown below.
TCAAGATCGGGGTCAGGCTGGAAGTTATTCGTCCGGGCTAGAGTGGCTGCAGCCTTATCGTGGGTCAGGTGTTCCGCAACCCATATTGGTGTCTTTCGGGCGGGGTCGTGTGCCAGGAGGTAGCCCGTTCGGCAGAGCAGAGTGCCGCTCGTCCCCGGCACCCCTAGTTTGGCGTATTCCTTACAACCCTCCAGAGAGCCATCGGCAGATGCGCCCGCAGTAAGGATGGCAAGAAGGATGACCAGCGTATATCGAGACAAATAGCTTCCAGACAATTTTCCCTCCCCGGAAAAAACACGTTCTGCTATTGTGTTGTTATAAAAACAGAAAGTAAACCTGCATAGAGCGCTTTCCCAAACCCTGAGGCCCTGCGATGGGAGTTAATCCATGAACAGACTGTTTCTCGCTCTCCTGACAATTTCGCTTCTCACCTTTCCTCATCTGGCCGAAGCACGCCGGTCCTCGGATCAGAATCAGACCTATACGCAAGAAGCCTCCCCGAACGAAAGCGACCTAGAGGCCCATGGGCATTACACCAACAAGGATGGCCAGACAGTCCATTCGCCATCCAAGAGTAAGTCTGGCGCAGTTCCAGCAGGCGCATCTGCCCAATGCCGTGACAGCTCCTACAGCTTCAGCCGCTCCCGCTCAGGTACTTGCTCGCATCACGGCGGCGTAGCGCAGTGGCTCAATTAGTGGCGAACTGCCAGTCGGCGTTAACCGCCGACGAACCGACGACTCAGTATTAAAAGGTGTGATTGAATGTCGAATAATGGGACAAAACAAGCCTTGAGGATATTCTTGGCACACAATGCCTGCTTCAATGCGAGCTACGACTTTAACCTGCTTAGAGAAGGCCTAAGACGGCAGGGTTACCAACTGGTCCAAAAGCCCGAGGATGCTGATGAGGTGATATTCGCAGGTTGCGCCGTGCGGGGAAAATGGGTGGACGATGCCATCCGGCAAATTACTTCGATTCACGACCGGGCTCCCAAGGCGAAAGTGACCGTCACCGGCTGTGTTGCTAGTATTGACGCTGAAATGGTGCGCAGCCTAACCCGTGTGCATAACCTGACCATCGGTCGCCAAGAAGATGTTCTTAAGCGCTATACTGGTTTGGAAATTGGCACTTTGGATCGTGATGTCACGCAGGATACCTCAATCGACTTCGAAGGCGCGACTGACAATGGATTGAGTCAACTTCGGCGGCGTTTGGGACCCGAGAAAGCTGAAGTAGTTGCCTCGCTGCAACAGGTGGATAGGGAGCATGGTACGGTGCTGGAATCTACCTACCGGCGCACTACTAGGGGCTTCGTCTTTTACCATGAGAATGAACCTACCGAATTCATTGTGGTCACCCGTAGCTGCCCTTACAAATGCGCGTTCTGTGCTATCCCGCACGGCAGAGGGGCTTACACGTCAGTTCCTTTGGATGCGGTTCTTGAAAAGGCCCGCACCTCTTTGGCCCGCGGAATACGACGGATCACTCTTATCGGTGACGAGGTAGGCAACTACGGCGCCAATGAGAAAGGCCCAAAGTTTCGCGACTTGATGACCGCGCTCCTAGACCTTGACCCGGGCATTCGTCTTTCAATTCGCTACCTCGAGCCCAAACCGTTTCTAAGAAACGCAGACCTTTTCCGTCGATGGTGCGGGGATGGCCGCATTGATCTCCTTTATGTGTCGCTGCAGAGCGGATCTCAGCGAATCCTGGACGCGATGAGCCGCCGCTACAACATTGGCGAGATCGCCAACTTTTATTCTACGCTTCGACGCACGACGGACACCGTGTTTTATTGCAACTGGATGGTGGGGTTCCCGAGCGAAACCCATTCGGAATATATGGAAACCGTTAGCTTGGTAAAAGACCTTAATCTCCAGATCAACACCGCCGTTCCATTCTCGGCGCGGCCAAACACACCAGCAAACGATATGACGGGACAGATCGACGAGCAGGAAAAGGAGCTGCGTGTTGACGGGTTGAAACGGGTCATCGCGGACATCAAGGTGGCAAGTTTTGCAGGCTTGTTTGATGTACTCGAACCGGCACGTCGAGCATCGTTAGTGCAGAAAATCGGCAACGCGGAGCTGGTCGAGCACGATAACCTAATGCCAGGCCCAGCGTAGCAAGAGTTCCGGCCAACGTGGCTGCCGGTCGACAAGCCGAATCATGCATGCGGATGGAGAGATTTTCTGAATAGGTCACCTACGAGCCACTGGTACGAACACACTTTTCTTGCGGTGGATGTCGAGGGAAATGGTCGACAACCACCCGGCTTGGTAGAACTTGCAATAGCCAAGATCGTGGGCGGTACTGTACTGATGCCGCCCAAGGAATGGATGGTGCGCCCATCCGAGCCGATTACCTGGCAAGCTGAGCGCGTCCACGGCATATCTAATCGAGATGTACGGGGTAAACAGACATTGTCGGAAGTGAGTGGGGACTTGGAGCTGGAGCTGGGCGCCGAAATGATTATTGGGCACCATGTAGGAGTTGACTACCGGGTTCTGCAGTTGAGCCTTCCCAAGTGGAAGCCTAGCGCAACGCTAGATACTTTGAAATTGGCCCGGACCGTTGTACCAGGCCTTGAGAGCTACTCACTTTCTGCCCTTGTGGAAGAATTCAATCTCGAGAACGTGCTGGAGGGCCGTCCGCATCGTGCTGCATATGATGCTTTGGCTGCTGCCCATGTCTTTGTTATTCTGGCTAAGCGGTTTGATGGTAACGGCGATTTGACACTCGATGCGATTCTGGACATTTGTGGCTCGAACAATGCGGAACACCGCGCTGAAAACCGGCAAGGAAGTTTGTTCTAAAGGCCATTCTATTGATATTTACCTGAGAAACAATATGTACAAAGGGTCAACAAATGTTTGAAAAAATTATTGCTTTCCTTTTTTGGCTTGGCGAGATCTTTACCACGAGCCGCGATCCATTTTTAGAGGAATACAGAA
Proteins encoded:
- a CDS encoding radical SAM protein, whose protein sequence is MAHNACFNASYDFNLLREGLRRQGYQLVQKPEDADEVIFAGCAVRGKWVDDAIRQITSIHDRAPKAKVTVTGCVASIDAEMVRSLTRVHNLTIGRQEDVLKRYTGLEIGTLDRDVTQDTSIDFEGATDNGLSQLRRRLGPEKAEVVASLQQVDREHGTVLESTYRRTTRGFVFYHENEPTEFIVVTRSCPYKCAFCAIPHGRGAYTSVPLDAVLEKARTSLARGIRRITLIGDEVGNYGANEKGPKFRDLMTALLDLDPGIRLSIRYLEPKPFLRNADLFRRWCGDGRIDLLYVSLQSGSQRILDAMSRRYNIGEIANFYSTLRRTTDTVFYCNWMVGFPSETHSEYMETVSLVKDLNLQINTAVPFSARPNTPANDMTGQIDEQEKELRVDGLKRVIADIKVASFAGLFDVLEPARRASLVQKIGNAELVEHDNLMPGPA
- a CDS encoding 3'-5' exonuclease, with protein sequence MVELAIAKIVGGTVLMPPKEWMVRPSEPITWQAERVHGISNRDVRGKQTLSEVSGDLELELGAEMIIGHHVGVDYRVLQLSLPKWKPSATLDTLKLARTVVPGLESYSLSALVEEFNLENVLEGRPHRAAYDALAAAHVFVILAKRFDGNGDLTLDAILDICGSNNAEHRAENRQGSLF
- a CDS encoding DUF3761 domain-containing protein, coding for MNRLFLALLTISLLTFPHLAEARRSSDQNQTYTQEASPNESDLEAHGHYTNKDGQTVHSPSKSKSGAVPAGASAQCRDSSYSFSRSRSGTCSHHGGVAQWLN